One window of Schistocerca cancellata isolate TAMUIC-IGC-003103 chromosome 9, iqSchCanc2.1, whole genome shotgun sequence genomic DNA carries:
- the LOC126100550 gene encoding DNA repair endonuclease XPF, which yields MLEYENQMFLDVLHQDGLIITAKGLGLETVFSSLLKVYCDPGNLVIVLGTITKEEEYFISELKADGVTPIPKIITTEFQAAERERLYLEGGVLFVSPQILVVDLLKERIPIANVTGFLVFRAHNILETCHEAFAVRLYRQKNKTGFIKAFSNSAQAFTVGFAQVEHIMKTLFLCNLYLWPRFQSTVNTSLTKYKLDVIELHVTMTPAMLQIQAAVLDLISISIKELKNGNSSLDLDELTTENAIAKSFHKILQNQLDPVWNQLSGKTKQLVADLKTLRYILISLTRCDSVTFYSIINTMRRTEYALKSSGWLLLDSAETLFLVAKQRAQAIVKSKDENSSEKDTVVDPEQVPKWQVLSEILKEIDENIRKGPRSSQSEKILILVNDKQTCEQLKQYLVLGGKTMLLHLYQKIFKCKVPKFTESAPEVKEENEEDVEMNINTSQEIGGDSEPRDSYMLSQKVKSENDGPESEEGQYVELDEASQPSNESDYYPPVIMIQPFKKNGDPLSLVKTLKEHKPKFVVMYDADMTAIRRLEVFHATFPEVNVVVYFVLYGSSVEEQAYLTTLRREKEAFEYLIRTKSTMVIAENQSGLSDDNPHLARDSSKANETINTRKGGILMKQEEKKSKPTIIVDMREFRSDLPSLIHKRGIEIDPVTLHVGDYILSPDICVERKSINDLIGSLNSGRLYNQALTMTRHYKKPMLLIEYELNKPFAMQGQYYLSDSMSSNDVCARLQLLTLHFPKLRIVWSQNAYATAQLFEELKQGQPEPNSETAVAIGAELEQEIDLDRFNPAIHDFIAKLPGVNSKNIRKLLIYGRSLDHLLSLSKDELLKLVNNSGEAESLYNALHKSYQPSEDSKSTKRGGKSFRGRGRGISFKKNRT from the coding sequence ATGCTCGAATATGAGAATCAGATGTTTCTGGATGTATTGCACCAGGATGGTCTTATAATTACGGCTAAAGGTCTTGGTTTGGAAACTGTGTTCAGTAGTTTGTTGAAAGTTTATTGTGACCCAGGAAATTTAGTTATAGTCCTTGGTACAATTACGAAAGAAGAAGAGTATTTTATTTCCGAACTAAAGGCCGATGGTGTGACGCCTATTCCGAAAATTATTACTACCGAATTTCAGGCAGCAGAAAGAGAGAGACTGTATTTGGAGGGTGGTGTCCTATTTGTGTCTCCACAGATATTGGTTGTAGATTTGCTAAAAGAACGGATCCCGATTGCGAACGTCACAGGTTTTCTGGTTTTCCGCGCACATAACATTTTAGAAACATGCCACGAGGCCTTTGCAGTTCGCCTCTATAGGCAAAAGAATAAAACTGGGTTCATAAAAGCTTTTTCAAACTCAGCACAGGCATTCACGGTCGGTTTTGCCCAAGTGGAACATATTATGAAGACGCTTTTTCTCTGTAACTTATACTTGTGGCCACGATTTCAGTCAACAGTAAATACCAGTCTGACAAAGTATAAACTCGACGTCATAGAACTGCATGTTACTATGACACCAGCAATGCTTCAGATTCAGGCTGCAGTTTTAGATTTAATAAGTATTTCAATAAAAGAGTTAAAGAATGGAAATTCAAGCCTCGATCTAGATGAGCTTACAACAGAAAATGCAATAGCAAAATCTTTCCACAAAATTCTTCAGAATCAGCTTGATCCAGTGTGGAATCAGTTGAGTGGAAAAACAAAACAGTTGGTTGCTGATCTCAAAACCCTTAGgtatattttaatttcattgacTCGTTGTGATTCAGTAACCTTTTATTCTATAATAAATACTATGAGGCGCACTGAATATGCACTCAAAAGTTCTGGTTGGTTGCTTCTTGATTCTGCTGAGACATTGTTCCTTGTTGCAAAACAGAGAGCACAGGCAATCGTAAAGAGCAAAGATGAGAACTCTTCGGAGAAGGATACAGTCGTCGATCCTGAACAAGTGCCCAAATGGCAGGTATTatcagaaattttgaaagaaatcgaCGAGAATATTAGAAAAGGCCCACGATCCTCACAGTCCGAGAAGATATTAATTTTGGTGAATGACAAACAAACCTGCgaacaactgaagcagtacttAGTTCTTGGTGGTAAGACTATGTTGCTCCATTTATATCAGAAAATTTTTAAGTGTAAAGTACCAAAGTTCACTGAATCTGCACCGGAAgttaaagaagaaaatgaagaggaTGTGGAAATGAATATCAATACAAGTCAGGAGATTGGTGGAGATTCAGAGCCACGTGATTCCTACATGTTGTCTCAGAAAGTTAAAAGTGAAAATGATGGCCCAGAATCAGAAGAAGGTCAGTATGTGGAATTAGATGAAGCTTCCCAGCCATCAAATGAAAGTGATTATTACCCACCTGTAATAATGATTCAGCCATTCAAGAAAAATGGAGATCCTCTTTCCCTTGTAAAGACTTTAAAAGAACACAAACCAAAATTTGTAGTTATGTATGATGCTGACATGACTGCAATACGCCGTTTGGAGGTTTTCCATGCCACTTTTCCAGAAGTCAATGTTGTTGTGTATTTCGTTTTGTATGGATCATCAGTGGAAGAACAAGCGTATTTGACAACATTGCGACGGGAGAAGGAAGCATTTGAATATTTGATTAGAACTAAATCTACAATGGTTATTGCTGAAAATCAGAGTGGTTTGAGTGATGACAATCCTCACCTGGCACGGGACAGCTCCAAAGCTAATGAAACAATCAATACAAGAAAGggaggaatattaatgaaacaggaagagAAAAAATCAAAGCCAACAATCATAGTTGATATGAGGGAGTTCCGCAGTGACCTGCCTTCGCTCATCCACAAACGAGGTATTGAAATTGACCCTGTTACTTTGCATGTTGGGGATtacattctttctcctgatatttgTGTAGAGCGCAAAAGCATAAATGATCTGATCGGGTCTTTAAATTCTGGTAGACTATACAACCAAGCTCTTACGATGACACGCCACTACAAGAAACCAATGCTGTTGATAGAATATGAATTGAATAAACCTTTTGCCATGCAAGGTCAGTATTATTTGAGTGACAGCATGTCGTCAAATGACGTATGTGCGCGGCTCCAATTGCTTACTCTGCACTTTCCAAAGCTGCGTATTGTTTGGTCTCAGAATGCTTATGCAACAGCTCAGCTGTTTGAGGAGCTTAAGCAAGGCCAACCTGAACCAAATTCAGAAACAGCAGTTGCAATTGGGGCTGAACTGGAACAAGAAATTGACTTGGACCGCTTTAATCCAGCAATTCATGATTTCATAGCTAAGTTGCCAGGTGTAAATTCAAAAAACATACGGAAGTTGCTTATTTATGGCAGATCACTGGACCATTTGCTTTCACTCTCGAAAGATGAGCTTCTAAAATTGGTGAATAACAGTGGAGAGGCAGAGAGCCTGTACAATGCATTGCACAAAAGTTACCAACCTTCAGAAGATTCAAAATCTACCAAAAGGGGAGGAAAGTCCttcagaggtagaggaagaggcatTTCATTTAAAAAGAATAGAACTTGA